One stretch of Zingiber officinale cultivar Zhangliang chromosome 6B, Zo_v1.1, whole genome shotgun sequence DNA includes these proteins:
- the LOC121991742 gene encoding putative receptor-like protein kinase At3g47110, with the protein MDSLVSVTPLSLLQRILLAYIAASTYQFYLASPSSTSNSTSAAGDATALLAFKSLLFDPHYTLSSWNVNNTSNVCNWHGIGCQSEGRRRVVTAVRLESLGLTGMISPAIADLTFLRVLHLPNNQLNGSIPRELGDLHHLRYLNLRSNALEGAIPDTLSQCSRLHTISIGSNKLRGSLPSSMARCSRLRIIDFSNNLLTGEIPDEYRSRLPELLGLFLSSNNLSGAIPAFGSNGSSSLVTSIFLSNNSLTEQIPESLGNLTSLTLLYLSRNHLVGHIPPSLGNCMNLTHVYVRDNNLEGNIPDSLGQLTRLRNLDVSNNYLSGVIPLSLYNLASLTILNLAMNRLVETIPPDIFQALPELQFLSLSCNNLQGPIPQSFSNATQLQHLDLSDNSFSGVIPSNLGHLNNLVMLGLEINRFEAKEAKDWDFFSSLANCTNLKKLFLSHNYLAGNFPASIGNLSTRLERLFMSELQISGAIPPEIGKLQGLQSLDLSENFITGSIPSTIASLPNLTQLYLFRNRLSGHIPESLGNLNRLEVLQLGDNDLHGNIPSSFSAFRQLNELNVSFNRLNGTIPNELVKISSLTKVLDLSHNYFTGPIPRDVNQLNLLVLLDISENKLSGELPVTLGGCETLNSLYMEGNSFQGAIPSQLRNLSSLQRLDISRNKFSGQIPEFFAELESLQYLNISFNDFEGPVPIKGVFANTSEIFMNGNSRLCGGAPALQLPSCLVHSSKDGNFFNTPRIVVLTILSSSLCFILLAAIIILRKKVSSQRLPRLSSSRDKFKMVSYLELHKATDGFSSVNLIGTGNFSSVYKGNLDGYQNPVAVKVLNLAERGALKSYMAECEALKSIRHRNLVKILTCCSSIDHRGNDFKALVLEFVPNCSLEDWLHPKHPSKYLCLDQRLKIAIDIASALEYLHHQHGQTPIAHCDVKPSNILLDYDMHSKLGDFGLTKFIHGASSATTGDPSYSIAVKGSIGYIPPEYGMGGKVSTHGDVYSYGILLLEMVTGKRPTDNMFYDGRSLRSFVEEFFQNVDEIVDPVILLSMGDDSQKDKIEVCLASIVEIGLSCSREAPDARMDMKTVTTKLAAIESAYLGCDKTSQ; encoded by the exons ATGGACTCTCTTGTGAGCGTAACTCCACTTTCTCTTCTTCAAAGAATCCTGCTAGCCTACATAGCCGCGTCAACCTACCAATTCTACCTTGCTTCACCCTCATCCACGTCCAACTCAACATCCGCCGCCGGCGATGCCACGGCTCTACTAGCCTTCAAGTCTCTGTTATTTGATCCCCACTACACCTTATCGTCATGGAACGTTAACAACACCTCGAATGTGTGCAATTGGCATGGCATCGGCTGTCAGTCTGAAGGCCGACGGAGAGTCGTGACAGCCGTGAGGCTAGAGTCCCTTGGCCTAACTGGCATGATATCTCCGGCTATCGCCGACCTCACTTTCCTCAGAGTCCTTCACTTGCCAAACAATCAGCTCAATGGAAGCATTCCGCGTGAGCTCGGTGATTTGCATCACCTGCGATACCTCAACCTCCGCTCCAACGCTCTCGAGGGTGCAATTCCCGACACTTTATCGCAATGCTCCAGACTCCACACCATCAGCATTGGCAGCAACAAGCTCCGAGGGAGCCTCCCGTCGAGCATGGCCCGATGCTCGAGGCTCCGCATCATCGACTTCAGCAACAACCTCCTCACCGGAGAAATCCCCGATGAATACCGATCGCGCCTTCCGGAACTCTTGGGGCTCTTCCTCAGCAGCAACAATCTCTCGGGCGCCATTCCTGCATTTGGGAGCAACGGCTCATCCTCTCTTGTCACCAGTATCTTCCTGTCCAATAACAGTCTCACAGAGCAAATTCCAGAGTCTCTTGGTAACCTCACCTCTCTCACTCTTCTCTACCTCTCTAGAAACCACTTAGTAGGACACATTCCTCCTTCCCTCGGAAACTGCATGAATCTTACTCATGTTTACGTAAGAGACAATAATTTGGAGGGGAACATACCAGATAGCCTAGGCCAGCTCACAAGATTAAGAAATCTTGATGTTTCCAACAACTATTTATCAGGTGTCATCCCTTTGTCTCTGTATAATCTAGCATCCCTCACTATTCTGAACCTGGCCATGAACCGTCTTGTGGAGACTATCCCTCCTGATATTTTTCAGGCCCTTCCTGAGCTTCAATTCCTCTCCCTGTCTTGTAATAATCTTCAAGGGCCCATTCCCCAGTCATTCTCCAATGCCACTCAGCTCCAACACCTCGATCTTTCTGACAACAGTTTCTCAGGAGTTATTCCTTCAAATCTTGGCCATCTTAACAATCTTGTCATGTTAGGCCTGGAGATTAATCGATTTGAGGCGAAGGAGGCCAAGGATTGGGATTTCTTCAGTTCTTTGGCCAACTGCACAAATCTCAAGAAGTTGTTTCTGTCCCATAATTATCTTGCTGGGAATTTTCCTGCTTCCATCGGAAACCTCTCTACGCGGCTCGAGCGGTTGTTCATGAGTGAGCTCCAAATATCAGGAGCAATTCCACCAGAGATTGGAAAGCTCCAAGGCCTGCAGTCTCTTGATCTCAGCGAAAACTTTATAACCGGTTCCATTCCTAGCACAATTGCAAGCCTCCCCAATTTGACTCAATTATATTTGTTCAGAAACAGGCTTTCCGGCCACATTCCTGAATCCCTAGGGAACCTCAATCGGCTAGAAGTCCTCCAACTGGGGGACAATGATCTTCACGGGAACATTCCGTCAAGCTTTTCAGCTTTCCGTCAACTGAACGAGCTAAACGTTTCCTTTAATCGGCTAAATGGCACCATTCCTAACGAATTGGTCAAAATTTCTTCTCTAACGAAGGTTCTTGATTTGTCTCACAATTATTTTACCGGACCAATTCCAAGAGATGTAAACCAGTTGAATCTTCTTGTCCTACTTGATATTTCTGAGAACAAGCTTTCTGGCGAACTTCCTGTTACACTTGGAGGCTGTGAGACCTTGAATAGCCTTTACATGGAAGGAAACTCCTTCCAAGGCGCCATACCTTCTCAATTGAGAAACTTGAGCTCCCTCCAGAGGCTTGATATTTCACGCAACAAATTTTCAGGCCAAATTCCAGAGTTCTTTGCAGAGTTGGAAAGTCTCCAATATCTCAATATCTCTTTCAACGATTTTGAAGGTCCTGTCCCAATAAAAGGCGTATTTGCAAACACGAGTGAAATTTTCATGAATGGCAATTCTAGACTTTGTGGAGGTGCTCCAGCGTTACAACTTCCATCATGCCTCGTGCATTCTTCTAAAGATGGAAATTTTTTCAATACTCCACGAATCGTTGTGCTCACAATTCTCAGTTCTTCTCTCTGTTTCATTCTCCTCGCCGCCATCATAATCCTGAGAAAGAAGGTTTCGAGTCAGAGATTGCCGAGGCTTTCTTCCTCGAGGGATAAATTTAAAATGGTTTCCTATTTAGAGCTACATAAAGCAACCGATGGGTTTTCTTCTGTCAACCTGATTGGCACCGGCAATTTCAGTTCAGTGTACAAAGGAAATCTCGATGGCTATCAGAACCCCGTCGCTGTTAAGGTACTGAACCTTGCAGAGAGAGGGGCTCTAAAGAGTTACATGGCAGAATGCGAGGCTCTCAAAAGTATAAGACACCGAAATCTAGTTAAGATCCTCACTTGCTGCTCTAGCATCGACCACAGAGGCAATGATTTCAAAGCTCTGGTGTTAGAATTCGTTCCTAACTGCAGTCTTGAAGATTGGCTGCATCCAAAACATCCCTCAAAGTACTTATGCCTCGATCAAAGATTGAAAATAGCCATTGATATTGCCTCTGCACTAGAGTATCTCCACCATCAACATGGCCAGACTCCAATTGCCCACTGTGATGTGAAGCCAAGCAACATTCTGCTTGACTACGACATGCACTCTAAATTGGGTGACTTTGGCTTGACAAAGTTCATCCATGGAGCGTCCTCAGCGACGACGGGAGACCCGAGCTACTCCATCGCAGTAAAAGGATCCATCGGATACATACCTCCAG AGTATGGCATGGGAGGAAAGGTCTCCACACATGGAGACGTGTACAGTTATGGCATACTTCTGCTGGAAATGGTGACTGGGAAGAGGCCTACAGATAACATGTTCTATGATGGTCGATCGCTTCGAAGTTTTGTGGAGGAGTTCTTTCAAAATGTAGATGAAATTGTTGATCCTGTAATATTGTTGAGTATGGGAGATGATAGCCAGAAGGACAAAATTGAAGTGTGTCTAGCCTCCATAGTTGAGATTGGCCTATCATGCTCAAGGGAAGCACCTGATGCAAGGATGGACATGAAGACAGTCACTACCAAGCTGGCCGCAATCGAAAGTGCATACTTGGGCTGCGATAAAACAAGCCAATAA